The sequence TGCTCACCTAATATTCCTCTCAACTTTATGAATTCCCGCCCCCAAGAGAAGGTGTATCTCAGTCTCGCCAGCTCTATCTGCAACTTGGCCTCCTCAGTCATAGCCCTTTTATTGAAAACCTCTAGAATGAGCAGGTTTCTATCTATAACTTTGACATCACCTAATCTCCTCTGTATCTTGAAGACTTGGCTAGATGGAAGGGTGTTTGTAAATATGACCGCATCCACCCTCCTCTGATCAACCATTCTCTTAAGTTCCTCAAGTTTTCCAACACCGATACAGTGGCTATGATGAACACTGTTCCTCTTTTGCACTAGGGTTCCAACAATCTCGTAGCCTATATTCCCAGCCATGCTTGATAATTCACCGACTCTCGAAACGTTTCTGGGTAATTTACATTCGACAATAATAGCTTTCAAAGTAGTTAACTTCACCCGGTCCCTCTATAATGATTGCATCCTACGGTTTATAATTGTAAAAAATCCTTTTTATAATCTTACCTTGAGTCACGCAACGTCTAGTCATATCTAATTTTAATGAGCAGCTGATAGCAGTAACCCTATTAATAGGTTAGATTATCTTCAACATGACGGTGAAAGCCAGTGAATACATATAATGGTTCCAGACTACCACTCTATGTTTCAGCTGCAGCCCTAATAGCAATGATTGTCACGTCGACAATCATTACTAATATGTATCTTCAAGTCCAGACCAGAATAGTGGATTTGCAGTCCAGGGTTGAGAGCCTCCAGTCACAATTACAATCACTAAGTAGGGAGGGTGAAAACGGTTCTGAGGCTCATCAAGTCTTTCTTCTCATACAGGAGTCTGTTGTCCAAGTGTTAAATAAGAAAGTTGGAGTCAAAGGTTTAGAGCCTTACGCGAGTGGTTCAGGATTCGTTTACAACAAGGAAGGCCACATCATAACGAATAATCACGTCGTAGATAAGGCTGATGTTATTGAGGTTACCTTTCTTGATGGATCAACCTTCAGGGCTACACTCATAGGCGCTGATCCTTACTCTGATCTAGCTATTCTTAAGGTGGATATTGCACCCGACAGACTCAAACCCGTAATTCTAGGCGACTCATCGAAACTGCTCGTTGGGGAGACCATATACGCCGTCGGCGCCCCTTTCGGTTTGAGTTGGTCTCTGACGAAGGGAATCGTAAGCCAGATAGGCAGAACACTACCTTCTGCTGGCGGTTATCCAATTGTGGGTGTGATCCAGGTAGATGCTGCGATAAATCCTGGGAATAGCGGGGGGCCATTGCTAAACTCTGTTGGGATGGTGGTAGGTGTCAATACTGCTATTCAGACTGAGACGGGAGTCTTCTCAGGAGTTGGATTTGCAATTCCATCTAACCTAGTCAAGAGGGTATCTTCATCCCTCATCAGCACAGGCCATTACGACCATCCATGGCTCGGGGTTATAGGTACCGATGTGACTCCATCCATTGCTGAAATAATGAATCTTAAAGAAGCAAAAGGAGTCTTAGTGATCTCTACTGTTAAGGACAGCCCCGCTGAGAAGGCTGGGGTGCGTGGTGGAGAGAGGACGGAGATAATTGAGGGGAGGAACGTAACAATCGGTGGTGACGTAATTATAGGTGTAAATGAACAGCCTGTAAGAAAATTTGAAGATTTATCTTTTTTCTTGGAGTATAATTGTAGACCAGGGGAGAAGATTCGTCTGAATATTATTCGTAATGGTACATTGATAGTATTGGAGGTTAATTTGGGTGTGCGGCCGCCGCCATCAAGATAATGCCTACATAGGTAACACCAACACTTTTCTATTTTGCTACTTGATAAGGGCTTCTAAAACTCAACCTAGGAGTCGTAACATTAATTTTAGATGTTGAATAGTATTGATCGGTGCTTATACCTTGGCTTAAACTTAGGACTTCTGGTAGAATCTTCTCCAAAAGAATCGTAGAAGGGACCCCAAACACTACGCCTCTACATCTAGGATCCACATATATATAATAGCTAGATTCATACCATCGAATAAGGGCCTTGTCGGCATGGCCGAAGAGGGGTTTCTTAACGATTATAAATGGCCACTGTTTGCACGCTATTGGCTTAATCGCTTGAATACTACAAATCCACCTACCTGAGGTTTGAAATTGGAATATGCAGCGGCCGTCGTATCTTTTAGCAAGATAGACCTTACCAACGTCTATTCTGATAAATGAGGTACCGTAATTCTTCAAGATATTTGCATATTCATCCATGCGGAGGGGTACCCTGAACCATTTGCAGCAGTCACCACAAGCCAGACATTCCCAATATTTAACTTTGCGCCATGGAATAAAGACTCTTGATGCTGCCATCTCAGATCTCAGTCTGGTCTTTCGAAAGTCTTTTCCAACTCGATGAGAAGTTCCCTCTGCCTCTTCGTAAGTCTTGTAGGAACAGTAACGTTTACTCTGACATATTCATCCCCTCTCCCATACTCATTGAATTTAGGCATGCCTTTACCTGCGATCTTGAATATTGTTCCCGACTGTGTTCCTGGGGGGATTCGGAGCTCTATCTTTCCGTTTAGGGCAGGTGCTGAAATCTTCCCGCCAAGGGCTGCTTGTGTGTAGGTTATCGGAACCTCACAGTAGAGGTCAGCTCCTCTTCTCTCGAAGATTGGATGTGGCCTAATATGGACTGTTACATAGAGGTCCCCTGGAGGGCTTCCTCTTGGACCCGCATCACCCTCTCCCCTAAGCCTCAAGGTGGCGCCGTCTTCTACTCCTGGAGGGATCCTGATGCTCAACCGACGGTCACGCTTAACATTTCCAGTCCCACCGCACGTGTTACATGGGGTTTCAACAATCTGGCCTTTTCCCCTGCACCTGTCACAGGTCGTTATCTGTGTGAACGTGAAGAAACCTGAGGCTGCTGATTGTTGCCTCCTTATCTCTCCTGCCCCTCTACATGTAGGACAGGTCTTTAGGCTTGTCCCAGGTTTGGCCCCACTACCGCCACACGTTGCGCAATCCTCAACTCTGGACATAGATATCTCCCTCTCAAGACCGGTCGCAGCTTCCTCCAAACCAATCTCTAAGTCATACTGAAGATCGTACCCCCTTTGAGGTATTCTCCAGCTTCTCCCCCCGAAGAAGTGGTCGAATATGTCGAAGCCGAATCTAAATCCTAAGTCTCTAAAAATCTCTTCGAAGTCTACGCCTCTGAATATGTCTTCAGGCCTGTATCTGTCACCTATCCCTGCACGACCATACATATCATATGTTCTTCTTTTCTCATCATCTGATAGTACGGCATATGCTTCAGATATTTCTTTGAACTTCTCTTCAGCGTCTGGTGACTTGTTCCTGTCAGGGTGATATTTGAGAGCGAGCTTTCGGTAAGCATTCTTTATCTCCTCTTTGGTAGCGTCCCTTGAGACGCCAAGTATTTCATAGTAGTCCTTCTCGGCCAAGATGGCCACCGGTGGATAGTAGTCGCAGTATTCTACGGCTTCCCACTCTCATCTACGACCTTATAGTCCGCATCAACCACTTTCCCTTTTCTCTCACCTGATTCACTCTTAGACTCACTCGTCGACTGACCTTGGGTTTGAGTTGCCTGTTGGTAAACTGATGTCCCAACTTCTTGCAAGACTCTGGATAGATCTTCGATCCTCGATTTGATGGCGGCCACATCTTTTCCAGTCAATGCTGTCCTCAAGTCGGCAGACGCCTTCTCTAGCTTCTCCCTCTGCTCTTTACTGACCTTATCTCCAAGATCCCTCAGAGTCTTCTCCACCGTATATAGTAAAGAGTCGGCCTGATTTCTAGTTTCAGCCTCCTCTCTCTTCAAGCGGTCCTGTTCAGCGAACTTCTCAGCCTCTTTGATCATCCTCTCCTTCTCTTCCTCTGAGAGTTTGGTTGTTGCCGTTATAGTTATCTTCTGCTGGTTCCCAGTTGCAAGGTCCTTCGCTGAAACGTTGAGTATTCCATCTGCATTTATGTCAAAGGTCACCTCTATCTGTGGGACACCCCTAGGCGCTGGAGGGATCCCTGTTAGGGTGAATCTGCCCAAAGAGACATTATCAGCTGCCATCGCCCTTTCACCCTGCAAGACATGTATAGTAACGCTTGTTTGGAAGTCTGCTGCGGTGGTGAATATCTGGCTCTTCCTTGTTGGAATAGTTGTGTTCCTCTCAATTATCTTTGTAAAGACTCCACCTAAGGTTTCAACTCCTAGTGAGAGTGGTGTTACATCTAGAAGGAGTAACTCCTGAACTTCTCCAGCTATGACTCCCGCTTGTATGGCGGCACCCATGGCGACGCATTCCATAGGGTCTATCCCTCTCTCAGCAGGCTTCCCCATATAATCCTCAACAAACTTCCTGACTATGGGCATCCTCGTAGGGCCGCCAACCAGAATTATCTTGTCTATATCTTGAGGAGTCATCTTCGCGTCAGCAAGAGCCTGGTTTATAGGGCCTTTACATCGTTCAATGATCGGCATAACCAGCTCCTCAAGTTTTGCCCTAGTCAATGAAATGTTAAGGTGTTTTGGACCCGAAGAGTCAGCGGCTATAAATGGAAGGTTTATTTCGGTTGTGAGTGTTGTTGAAAGCTCTATCTTAGCCTTCTCAGCCGCCTCCCTCAACCTCTGCACAGCGACCTTATCATTAGTGAGGTCTATTCCGGTAGTTTTTTTGAATTCATTGATTAAGTAATTGACTATCGCATTATCCATGTCTGTTCCACCAAGCTGTGTGTCTCCGCTTGTGGACTTGACTTCAAATACAGGCGGCTCAGAAGGTCCTGGTCTGCCTATCTCCATTAAAGTCACGTCAAGAGTCCCTCCTCCTAGATCGAAGACCATTATCTTCAATTCTTTCTCAGCCTTGTCGAGGCCGTAGGCTAAAGAGGCTGCTGTCGGCTCATTTATTATTCTGACTACTTCTAGACCTGCTATCGTGCCAGCATCCTTCGTCGCTTGCCTCTGATTATCATTAAAGTAGGCTGGAACAGTAATGACGGCTTTGTCTACTCTCGCACCGAGGAACGCCTCGGCATCCCTCTTAATCTTCTGCAGTATGAATGCAGAGATCTGTTGTGGAGTATACTCTTTACCAAATATCTGAACCTTATAGTCTGTGCCCATCTTTCTCTTTATGGCCATCACTGTGCCTTCGGGATTAGTAATAGCTTGTCTTCTAGCCGGTTCACCGACTAAGAGTTGCCCATCCTTTGTGAAGGCAACAACTGATGGGAATGCTTTCCCACCTACAGTTGTGCCTTCAGCGCTTGGGATCATTACTGGTCGACCGCCCTGCATGACCGCAGCTGCGGAGTTGCTGGTACCTAGGTCTATACCTATTATCTTCGATGCTTGGGAGCTGCTCATTGGAACACCACCGTGAGGTAGCCAACGAATAGGTATGAAACTTAGCTATAAAGAGAAGTTGGCTTAAAGAAAAATATTTTGGAGATTTTTATTGGCGTCGCCCGTGAATTAGGGCTTCATGCAAGTAGTTCGATCTAGACTTATCTTTTAACTAAATTTCTTCGAGACTACGACGACGCTGGGTCTAAGAAGTTTACCTTTGAACATGTAACCTGCCCTGATCTCATTTACAATTATACCTTCAGGAACATCTTCCTTCAAAACTTGGTCGGCGGCTTCATGGATTTCAGGATTGAAAGGTTTTCCGACGGCCTCTATCCTAATCAATCCTTCACCTTCCAGAATATTCATGATTTTTTTCATGATAAGCTCAAGACCGGACCTGAGATCCTCACAATCATGAGTTCCATGAGATAACTTGAGAGCCATCTCCATATCATCCAGTATGGTCAGGAGATTTGAAATCAAACGTTCATTAGCCCTCTTGATGATCTCATCTGTCTCCCTCCTTACTCTCTTCTGGATATTTTCTATTTCCGCTTGCATATACTTGAGTTGGTTCAAGTATCTATCAGACTTGGCCTTCTCACTTGCCAGAGCCATATTCAATCGGTCAACCTCTCTCTCGAGATCCCTATCTTCTCCCCCTTCAGTTCTAGTACCGACATCTTCACATGAATCTGTTTTAGATGTGTTCATCATAGATCTGTTCTCCTTACAATTCTAAATTTTTGGTGGGAGCCTATTTGTGTATATTGTTGATAAAATAAACTTTACAAGTAACCTGATCTTGCTCATACTTATTATCAATTTAACGGAAGTAATATTCATTGATGACGCTACCTGTTTAAAAATTATGGTCGGTCGGAGGTATCTTTCTGGTCCGGGCACCATCATTGGTAGTTGAGAAAACCCTAGGCCAAAATGCTATAAATCTTGTCAAATCACTTAACCTTTTGAACGAAAGATTGAAAGTAAAAAT is a genomic window of Candidatus Bathyarchaeota archaeon containing:
- a CDS encoding trypsin-like peptidase domain-containing protein; this encodes MNTYNGSRLPLYVSAAALIAMIVTSTIITNMYLQVQTRIVDLQSRVESLQSQLQSLSREGENGSEAHQVFLLIQESVVQVLNKKVGVKGLEPYASGSGFVYNKEGHIITNNHVVDKADVIEVTFLDGSTFRATLIGADPYSDLAILKVDIAPDRLKPVILGDSSKLLVGETIYAVGAPFGLSWSLTKGIVSQIGRTLPSAGGYPIVGVIQVDAAINPGNSGGPLLNSVGMVVGVNTAIQTETGVFSGVGFAIPSNLVKRVSSSLISTGHYDHPWLGVIGTDVTPSIAEIMNLKEAKGVLVISTVKDSPAEKAGVRGGERTEIIEGRNVTIGGDVIIGVNEQPVRKFEDLSFFLEYNCRPGEKIRLNIIRNGTLIVLEVNLGVRPPPSR
- a CDS encoding YkgJ family cysteine cluster protein, coding for MAASRVFIPWRKVKYWECLACGDCCKWFRVPLRMDEYANILKNYGTSFIRIDVGKVYLAKRYDGRCIFQFQTSGRWICSIQAIKPIACKQWPFIIVKKPLFGHADKALIRWYESSYYIYVDPRCRGVVFGVPSTILLEKILPEVLSLSQGISTDQYYSTSKINVTTPRLSFRSPYQVAK
- the dnaJ gene encoding molecular chaperone DnaJ; its protein translation is MAEKDYYEILGVSRDATKEEIKNAYRKLALKYHPDRNKSPDAEEKFKEISEAYAVLSDDEKRRTYDMYGRAGIGDRYRPEDIFRGVDFEEIFRDLGFRFGFDIFDHFFGGRSWRIPQRGYDLQYDLEIGLEEAATGLEREISMSRVEDCATCGGSGAKPGTSLKTCPTCRGAGEIRRQQSAASGFFTFTQITTCDRCRGKGQIVETPCNTCGGTGNVKRDRRLSIRIPPGVEDGATLRLRGEGDAGPRGSPPGDLYVTVHIRPHPIFERRGADLYCEVPITYTQAALGGKISAPALNGKIELRIPPGTQSGTIFKIAGKGMPKFNEYGRGDEYVRVNVTVPTRLTKRQRELLIELEKTFERPD
- the dnaK gene encoding molecular chaperone DnaK, whose protein sequence is MSSSQASKIIGIDLGTSNSAAAVMQGGRPVMIPSAEGTTVGGKAFPSVVAFTKDGQLLVGEPARRQAITNPEGTVMAIKRKMGTDYKVQIFGKEYTPQQISAFILQKIKRDAEAFLGARVDKAVITVPAYFNDNQRQATKDAGTIAGLEVVRIINEPTAASLAYGLDKAEKELKIMVFDLGGGTLDVTLMEIGRPGPSEPPVFEVKSTSGDTQLGGTDMDNAIVNYLINEFKKTTGIDLTNDKVAVQRLREAAEKAKIELSTTLTTEINLPFIAADSSGPKHLNISLTRAKLEELVMPIIERCKGPINQALADAKMTPQDIDKIILVGGPTRMPIVRKFVEDYMGKPAERGIDPMECVAMGAAIQAGVIAGEVQELLLLDVTPLSLGVETLGGVFTKIIERNTTIPTRKSQIFTTAADFQTSVTIHVLQGERAMAADNVSLGRFTLTGIPPAPRGVPQIEVTFDINADGILNVSAKDLATGNQQKITITATTKLSEEEKERMIKEAEKFAEQDRLKREEAETRNQADSLLYTVEKTLRDLGDKVSKEQREKLEKASADLRTALTGKDVAAIKSRIEDLSRVLQEVGTSVYQQATQTQGQSTSESKSESGERKGKVVDADYKVVDESGKP
- a CDS encoding nucleotide exchange factor GrpE, with amino-acid sequence MMNTSKTDSCEDVGTRTEGGEDRDLEREVDRLNMALASEKAKSDRYLNQLKYMQAEIENIQKRVRRETDEIIKRANERLISNLLTILDDMEMALKLSHGTHDCEDLRSGLELIMKKIMNILEGEGLIRIEAVGKPFNPEIHEAADQVLKEDVPEGIIVNEIRAGYMFKGKLLRPSVVVVSKKFS